The sequence below is a genomic window from Cicer arietinum cultivar CDC Frontier isolate Library 1 chromosome 6, Cicar.CDCFrontier_v2.0, whole genome shotgun sequence.
TATCCATGTGTTGTTCCGAAATTAGGAATTAAGGTTCTGTTTCTTCCAAATCGTTCCATTTCCTTTTCCTCAAGATTTGTTCTCCACTTTCTCAAAGCGTTCTATTTCCCTTTCCTGTTGCGAACGCGACAACAGCTCCTGCATACGCGATCCTAATTGCTAATTTTGGTTTCTCtatttcaattttatgtttatttaattaataatcaaagctaacaatttttcagaaaatattaaaaagcgagttgataatatttaaaaaaaagttgaaaattaaaaaaaaaattgagcttacaattttttttagaaaatgagctagaaatttatattttaaaaaaaaatacgagCTAACAATTTTATATTCCACttaatcaacaaaaaaattcatgtGAGGTCCATGTCAGGGTTGACTGAGTTAAAATTGGGGCATTGATAATTTACAAAAATGGTTAAGGTTAAGGACTAAAACTATAGTTCTTAAAAAAGTCTAAAATTGGCAAaagcatatttaaaatatattttaacctaAAAACAAATGAATTCTCATTTTCTATCCACATGAAGATGTatacaatatatttaaaatatgaaataattgaataaattttagaagttagaaatttaataaaaacttaattttgaaaaaaaaaaataacttgataAATGTACAAGATTtgatatgaaataaaattatgacTTAAAATTTGAGATTAATTTTCATACGCAGCCGATGTAAAGAGTTTTACACCGGCAACAAATCCCAATCACTCACTCATGTGTGATTtcagaaaaaattataattaaagtcaAACATATCCAATGatctaataattataattaattgaaagtgtaaaaaatatttacacaatTCATATATTAAATCCTTCAAAATCTTACTAAGTTTGAGTGAAATTTCATGTTTTAATTATACTAAATACTAATACTAGACTTCTTTTTATGGTTTTGTAGGAATAaatatcaaacaataaaattggaaaataaaaacTGGACAAAATAACAACTCTTTCAAGTGACAATTTCTTATGCAGAAAATGTATCATTTTAGACCATGGGGAAAATACATGCagcaaaaaacaaaacattaagaaGGAACAAGTATGTCACTCTTTAAGAGCAACATGTGAAgcaagaaaatgaaaaatatgaagGGACATGACCAGTTCTTCGGATATATTCAGCTTGCTCCTCAGTTTTAGCAGCTTGATGATTTCTATTGGCTTCAGCTGCTGCTCGCTTTTCCTCAGCCTTGTGCCTTGCAGCTGCTAATTTGTTCATCAGCTTATCATGTGACTTACTCCTTATTCTTTCAACCTCTACCTGCAACCAAAGTATTACTTTCATGAGTATTTTTGGTCCTAACCCTCTTGTTTCCACGAGAAGAGGTCCTAATAATCCAAAATTCGGTGAGAGATAAGTAAAGTCTGTCTAATGATTGTTCCGGCCAGAATTGGGACTCATTAACCACTTAAACTTAGTCAATTGGTTTATTTTCACgagtttaataaatatatatcttcAGTGCAAGCAAATGTTCTATCGTATTTTATCAGCTTACCatgtaataatattatttctgaACACAAAACATCTACCATGATAAAATATGATTGGACGTGTAAAATAAGTTTATATTCTCGGTATGATTattaaattctattttgatTACATGGTTATTGTTTTTGCTGAAAAGTTGACAAATCTAATACAGAACGCTATTGCATAGTTAATTTTCAATACCAATGCATCTTGGTTTTCTATAAAAGGTATCGGTCAAGTAACTAAGTCCTATAAAAATTTAAGCATCATATTCTTTCAGTTTAGAAACATTAACTCGACAAGGTTTGAACTCATAATCATTTGATCGGACATTTCAAGCCAAGGAAAACCATTGATTTGATGTCTAACACAATTACCATTGTAAGATATGGATTAGAATATATTAGGCGTACTTTTTGTTTCCATCGTTAGTCTCATCCATCCATTCTTCGATCTCAAGATTAGAGGTTATCATCCAAAGGTTGTCCCAAAAATCTAAACTAAACCGTCACATtagaaacaacaaaattcatattttaacagACAATGCGCACACCTCAAATTTTCTCATCTTGGCTTCCGTTTTTGCTTTCTGATGATTTTCCCATGCCTGAATTTTCATCTCCTGGCGCCTAAATCTGCATAATTAATACCATATCCCAATTAGAAGAATGACAACCATAAGATTAAAGGAGTTTGGTAAGCATAACAATCTTCTAGAGGTGTATTATTTACTCACTCACAACTCaagaacaataatttttttagttgaatTGCTATAGAATCTATAGATCAAAGAATTTAGTGCACTTCATGCAGTTTATAgcattaaaacttttttatttggCCATATAAGTCATAGGATAGAAaccaaaaaattcatttatagtgataaaaataacattcatattAGAGTAAATTTACCTGGCCATATATTTGGCCTTCTCAGCCTCCTCCCATGCTGTTGCACGCGCTTCAATGACACTCTTAGCTGGTTGTTCACCTGTTTTTGTTTTCAGCGAAGTGGATGCATCTTTGTCCTCTTCTTCTTTGCTAGCCCAGGCAGCAATGTTCATTTTGCCTAGTTGCGTACCGAGGACCATTATTTCTCGCCTGGTTTTCATTTGTATCTCCTTTTCAGACAATTCATTCTTGTTAAGATTCAGATTATCGTTACGTGGATCAATTAAAGTTGATGAAGGGGCGGCTCTGGTTGGCGTAGAAGGCCGGGAAGAACTAGGGCTGCGCATTGGTGTTGTCGCCCCAACTGGTGTACCCGTTCTTGATGGCTCTTGGCTTGCAATAGGTGTCATTTCAGTTCCCATATCTCTCATCGATACAGATCGAGCCGTTGAAGGGGGAGGAACAAATGTTGTTGCACTCTGGGTAGCAATAGATGAATTGTGCTGGCTGAGACTAACCGCTGATATCAAATAGCCAGAAGAAAACAGCAGAACAAAGAAGGATTAGTGAGAGTCAGTCACATGTACTATACTAAATTAAACTAGTTAAACTATTTAACCGCTTCAAATGCAATTATGTCCATAGTATAAGCAACTTCTGATCATAGGATATCATTTAAGGTCAAAGAGTTTGCAAAGCATAACAGACTATTGTAGGAGAACATTTTCATATTCATGTCTATCAAGTCTTAAACTATTTATTATATGACTTAAGACCCTTCAAATCAATTCAAATGAATTTGCTGTAATGCCTTAGCATGGAAGTCTTTTAAAACATGGtttcttaaaattttcataaataacaAGAATTGAGCAAAATTATAAACAGATCAACATAATTGTCACTAACCATT
It includes:
- the LOC101497973 gene encoding uncharacterized protein, giving the protein MDYERIQKPQGGGGFSPGKLRSMLLGVEKKRKQEEELDSNFTMRSQNPDIDESGGSSDHCKDVDVVSVLPEYLTSTARTFSIEEDSDERMPKTNAVVATSRNRILEDPSLDYDSGYDNMIMSPSMFEFQKAERAPPRVPVGPFSKPAPSKWDDAQKWIASPTSNRPKTAQIQGQGGPRKFGRQPSMKVVVEVPDQREIGLDEPDTKQIDANQTKMEGGGQKFVDWDADSYAIADAYAVSLSQHNSSIATQSATTFVPPPSTARSVSMRDMGTEMTPIASQEPSRTGTPVGATTPMRSPSSSRPSTPTRAAPSSTLIDPRNDNLNLNKNELSEKEIQMKTRREIMVLGTQLGKMNIAAWASKEEEDKDASTSLKTKTGEQPAKSVIEARATAWEEAEKAKYMARFRRQEMKIQAWENHQKAKTEAKMRKFEVEVERIRSKSHDKLMNKLAAARHKAEEKRAAAEANRNHQAAKTEEQAEYIRRTGHVPSYFSFSCFTCCS